Proteins encoded by one window of Aspergillus puulaauensis MK2 DNA, chromosome 4, nearly complete sequence:
- a CDS encoding uncharacterized protein (COG:S;~EggNog:ENOG410PZ09) codes for MSRLRTGRLPQLDPHPVVARLKTQTASRLSFQPRVSTRANPGPTARSFLASRPTRDNVRSFESSRLGSRLPVRSPSPTQPPSFERPTQLPSFRRHAIVEERRVARQNRPRPWATERSTQPSRLHLSSRNPAPSTNPTIPTNKKLTARVGNVRAKPETSVNGGRKNKPVKRVHFGETTVIPVTRWIDQVLDVHAFPGSRSMEILQQAKEDALAAQEKYLAAKRAAGRTTRQVDNARAKPSAPAKSERKSKPTKSVRFGETTVVSVPRWIDRRKNVYPAPIAAMGTLQGWSVTPLTKPDEDGEEEKYTTYWGSDSYVGISDHISQPCHRQSCAWNALARLQARHPDWTPPEVFRCWLHKRESIRKKGVFML; via the coding sequence ATGTCTCGACTCCGAACTGGTCGTCTCCCCCAGTTAGATCCGCATCCAGTCGTTGCGCGTCTCAAGACACAAACCGCCTCTCGTTTATCTTTTCAACCCCGTGTCTCGACCCGCGCCAACCCCGGACCTACTGCCCGCTCTTTTTTGGCGTCCCGGCCTACCCGGGACAACGTTCGTTCTTTTGAGTCGTCACGCCTTGGCTCTCGACTCCCAGTCAGATCCCCAAGTCCAACTCAACCACCTTCTTTTGAACGACCAActcaacttccttcttttcggcGTCACGCCATCGTTGAGGAAAGGCGTGTGGCGCGACAGAACCGGCCTAGACCTTGGGCTACTGAGAGGTCTACTCAGCCATCCCGGTTGCACCTGTCGTCCCGCAACCCTGCCCCCTCGACAAACCCGACAATCCCTACCAACAAGAAGTTGACCGCGCGAGTCGGCAACGTTCGAGCCAAGCCCGAGACTTCGGTCAACGGCGGACGCAAGAACAAGCCAGTGAAACGCGTTCACTTTGGGGAGACTACCGTCATCCCAGTCACTCGTTGGATTGATCAGGTTCTCGACGTCCATGCCTTCCCTGGATCCAGGAGCATGGAGATCTTACAACAGGCGAAAGAAGATGCCCTTGCCGCCCAGGAGAAATACCTGGCCGCCAAACGCGCTGCCGGCCGCACAACCCGGCAAGTCGACAACGCTCGAGCTAAGCCCTCGGCTCCGGCCAAGAGTGAACGCAAGAGCAAGCCGACAAAATCCGTTCGTTTTGGAGAGACTACCGTTGTCTCAGTCCCTCGTTGGATCGATCGCCGTAAGAACGTCTATCCCGCCCCCATTGCCGCCATGGGAACCCTTCAGGGTTGGTCAGTCACTCCTTTGACGAAGCccgatgaggatggtgaagaggagaagTATACCACGTACTGGGGTTCCGATTCGTACGTTGGTATCTCCGATCACATCTCTCAACCCTGCCACCGACAATCTTGTGCTTGGAACGCCCTGGCTCGCCTCCAGGCTAGGCACCCCGACTGGACCCCTCCGGAGGTCTTCAGGTGTTGGCTTCACAAGAGAGAGTCTATCCGGAAGAAGGGTGTGTTTATGCTTTGA
- a CDS encoding Ulp1 protease family protein (COG:O;~EggNog:ENOG410PHBA;~InterPro:IPR003653,IPR038765;~MEROPS:MER0064210;~PFAM:PF02902;~go_function: GO:0008234 - cysteine-type peptidase activity [Evidence IEA];~go_process: GO:0006508 - proteolysis [Evidence IEA]), which yields MRDGGLGKLQKRMRRFGDTLNPDDAYLSYHDIRLTRGDLQSLKDDWLTDNIISFWEEYLEREFLTDFKSSNIVLLRPSMSFMILQTPNPHSLREALPDFSRTTHVFLPINDCRNVSEAEGGTHWSLLLISIVDGIAFHYDSLPPGNYWEAKTATMKFGALLNRPIRFVNLEDSPIQENGSDCGVFVCLSMRHLLLKRLLRANSNEKVSMSLGGWRVDARSGRKEIAKIIETFRKEGERRRSASSSPSGKKSRSPPRIE from the exons ATGCGGGACGGCGGGCTAGGGAAGCtccagaagaggatgagaaggTTTGGGGATACG TTGAATCCGGATGATGCATACCTTAGCT ATCACGATATCAGGT TGACAAGAGGCGATTTACAATCTCTCAAGGATGACTGGCTTACAGATAAT ATTATATCTTTCTGGGAGGA GTACTTGGAGCGCGAGTTCCTCACAGACTTCAAGTCGTCCAACattgttcttcttcgaccgAGCATGTCCTTTATGATCCTACAGACACCAAATCCACATTCGCTGCGTGAGGCATTACCAGACTTCTCACGCACGACGCACGTCTTTCTACCCATCAACGACTGTCGAAATGTTTCGGAAGCCGAAGGTGGCACACACTGGTCCCTCCTCTTGATCTCGATAGTAGATGGCATCGCATTCCATTATGATTCATTACCACCAGGAAACTACTGGGAGGCGAAGACAGCCACGATGAAGTTTGGCGCTCTTCTTAACCGCCCAATACGGTTCGTTAACCTTGAAGATTCACCGATACAGGAGAACGGCAGCGACTGCGGTGTGTTTGTCTGCTTGAGCATGCGTCACCTCCTCCTGAAACGATTGCTCAGGGCCAACTCCAACGAGAAGGTCAGCATGAGCTTAGGTGGATGGAGAGTAGATGCACGCTCGGGCCGCAAGGAGATCGCTAAAATAATTGAGACATTCCGGAAAGAAGGTGAACGGCGAAGATC AGCTAGTTCAAGTCCTTCAGggaagaaatcgaggagTCCGCCACGGATCGAATGA